From Thermomonas sp. XSG, one genomic window encodes:
- a CDS encoding biotin/lipoate A/B protein ligase family protein, whose translation MSAWRAFDWQLVHAEPQSPALHMALDEVLTDEVAAGRRPPTLRVWEWASPAVVIGRFQSLRNEVDPDGAARHGIEVVRRITGGGAMFIEPGNTITYSLSAPESLVAGMSFEQSYAFMDAWVLEALRTLGIEAWYQPLNDIASKAGKIAGAAQMRRGKAVLHHVTMAYDIDADKMLQVLRIGREKLSDKATQSANKRVDPLRSQTGLARAEVIARMIDTFRTTHGLSDDVIRPDELARAEALALKKFATPAWTGVVP comes from the coding sequence ATGAGCGCCTGGCGTGCATTCGATTGGCAACTGGTCCACGCCGAGCCGCAATCGCCGGCGCTGCACATGGCGCTGGACGAAGTGCTGACCGACGAGGTGGCGGCCGGTCGCCGCCCGCCGACGCTGCGGGTCTGGGAATGGGCATCGCCGGCGGTGGTGATCGGGCGCTTCCAGTCGCTGCGCAACGAGGTGGATCCCGACGGCGCGGCGCGCCACGGCATCGAGGTGGTGCGCAGGATCACCGGCGGCGGCGCGATGTTCATCGAGCCGGGCAATACCATCACCTATTCGCTGTCGGCGCCGGAGTCGCTGGTGGCGGGCATGTCGTTCGAGCAGTCCTACGCGTTCATGGACGCTTGGGTGCTGGAGGCGCTGCGCACGCTGGGCATCGAGGCCTGGTACCAGCCGCTCAACGACATCGCCTCGAAGGCCGGCAAGATCGCCGGCGCCGCGCAGATGCGCCGGGGCAAGGCAGTGCTGCACCACGTGACCATGGCCTACGACATCGACGCCGACAAGATGCTGCAGGTGCTGCGGATCGGCCGCGAGAAGCTGTCCGACAAGGCCACCCAGAGCGCCAACAAGCGGGTGGATCCGTTGCGCAGCCAGACCGGACTGGCGCGCGCCGAGGTCATCGCGCGGATGATCGACACTTTCCGCACTACGCACGGACTCTCCGACGATGTCATCCGCCCGGACGAACTGGCGCGGGCGGAAGCGCTGGCGCTGAAGAAGTTCGCCACGCCCGCATGGACAGGCGTGGTGCCGTGA